A single Amphiprion ocellaris isolate individual 3 ecotype Okinawa chromosome 1, ASM2253959v1, whole genome shotgun sequence DNA region contains:
- the rxfp3.3a2 gene encoding relaxin-3 receptor 1 — protein MDEIFNQSGAPNRSFSGDETFGFEDIDVSADGTPILRILISVVYSVVCAVGLVGNLLVFFLMRLRQGRKRSTINVFIINLAVTDFQFVLTLPFWAVDTALDFSWPFGDAMCKIILSVTVMNMYASVFFLTAMSVTRYLAVASALNKKAHRSSRCVKWVCAVLWVAATAATAPTAIFSTVTVVAGEKLCLLRFPEGHDWLALYHIQKILIAFIIPMLVVSVNYLMLLRFVRRRSMDGSNPRRRSRVTKSVAIVVLSFFFCWMPNHAITFWGVLVKFNAVNWDTSYYMVHTYVFPVTVCLAHANSCLNPVLYCLMRPEIRKMLSGLFWKVSSPSASKVCATRSVTHGELQGVVPLQILDNAEYSLPIIDRKGLSRSKIIPYSR, from the coding sequence ATGGATGAGATATTTAACCAGAGCGGAGCTCCGAACCGGAGTTTCTCTGGTGATGAGACGTTCGGCTTTGAGGATATCGATGTGAGCGCAGATGGGACTCCCATCCTGAGGATTCTCATCTCGGTGGTTTACTCTGTAGTTTGCGCGGTGGGTTTGGTGGGGAACCTGCTCGTGTTTTTCCTCATGAGGTTAAGACAAGGCAGAAAGAGGTCCACGATTAATGTCTTCATCATCAACTTGGCCGTGACGGACTTCCAGTTCGTCCTCACGCTGCCCTTCTGGGCCGTGGACACCGCGCTGGACTTCAGCTGGCCGTTTGGAGACGCCATGTGCAAAATCATCCTGTCGGTCACCGTCATGAACATGTACGCCAGCGTCTTCTTCCTCACCGCCATGAGCGTGACTCGCTACCTGGCCGTGGCCTCGGCCCTGAACAAGAAAGCTCACCGGAGCTCCCGGTGCGTGAAGTGGGTGTGCGCGGTGCTGTGGGTGGCGGCGACGGCGGCCACGGCTCCGACAGCCATCTTCTCCACCGTGACCGTGGTCGCCGGAGAGAAACTCTGCCTCCTGAGGTTTCCTGAAGGACACGACTGGCTCGCCCTGTACCACATCCAGAAGATCCTCATCGCCTTCATCATCCCGATGCTCGTCGTGTCCGTCAACTACCTGATGCTGCTGCGCTTCGTGAGGCGGAGGAGCATGGACGGCAGCAACCCCAGACGGAGGTCCAGAGTCACCAAATCAGTCGCTATCGTGGttctgtctttcttcttctgctggaTGCCAAACCACGCCATCACCTTCTGGGGCGTCTTGGTGAAATTTAACGCGGTCAATTGGGACACTTCCTACTACATGGTGCACACCTACGTGTTTCCGGTCACCGTGTGTTTGGCGCACGCCAACAGCTGCTTGAACCCGGTGCTTTACTGCCTGATGAGGCCGGAGATCAGGAAGATGCTCAGCGGGTTGTTCTGGAAAGTCTCCAGTCCGTCCGCCAGCAAAGTCTGCGCCACGCGCTCCGTTACGCACGGAGAGCTCCAGGGAGTCGTTCCTCTCCAGATCCTGGACAACGCGGAGTATTCGCTGCCCATCATAGACCGGAAAGGTTTATCCAGATCTAAAATCATCCCATACAGCCGCTAG